In one Colletotrichum destructivum chromosome 2, complete sequence genomic region, the following are encoded:
- a CDS encoding Putative S-adenosyl-L-methionine-dependent methyltransferase superfamily, whose product MEVDEFNVDSNLLPSGLSISSSIFNYRVENGRTYHRYKDGKYNIPNDLAEQERLDLQHNIFLLTFDDKLGFAPPCQKGAEVGRVLDVGTGTGIWAVDFGDEHPEAEVLGIDLSPCRTTSVPPNVDFEVGDIEDEWIFDDDFDYIHSRMMTSSIADWKDYLQRCYENLTPGGYLELQESDIMPSSDDGTLERSTSALAKYCALLLEASVKLGRGYQDIPKLVDLMRNEIGFVDVEIKRYKWPVNAWPRDKRLQELGLWNGENLLAGLEAFAMAPFTRAHSWTRVEVETFLVDVRREARDQSIHAYWNIYSIVGRKPLRQGGGGDPEPKLE is encoded by the exons ATGGAGGTAGATGAGTTCAACGTTGACTCT AACTTGCTGCCCTCTGGATTGAGTATAAGCAGCTCAATCTTCAACTACAGAGTTGAGAACGGGAGGACATATCACCGGTATAAGGATGGAA AATACAACATCCCAAATGACCTCGCAGAGCAGGAGAGATTAG ATCTTCAACACAACATCTTCCTGCTCACTTTcgacgacaagctcggcTTCGCCCCGCCGTGTCAAaagggcgccgaggtcggtAGAGTCTTAGACGTCGGAACCGGGACGGGGATCTGGGCCGTCGACTTTGGTGACGAACACCCAGAGGCGGAA GTTCTGGGCATTGATCTCTCTCCTTGTCGAACTACTTC CGTTCCCCCGAATGTCGACTTCGAGGTCGGCGATATCGAAGATGAGTGGATTTTTGACGACGATTTCGACTACATCCACAGTCGGATGATGACCTCGAGCATCGCAGACTGGAAAGACTATCTCCAAAGATGTTATGA AAACCTCACCCCGGGGGGCTACCTTGAGCTCCAAGAATCCGACATCATGCCATCGTCTGACGACGGTACCCTCGAGCGATCCACGTCCGCGCTCGCAAAGTACTGtgccctccttctcgaggcaTCCGTGAAGCTAGGTCGGGGGTACCAAGATATCCCAAAGCTTGTCGACTTAATGCGTAACGAAATTGGCttcgtcgatgtcgagatcAAGAGGTACAAGTGGCCCGTGAATGCGTGGCCCCGCGACAAAAGACTCCAGGAGCTGGGGTTGTGGAACGGTGAGAATCTCTTGGCGGGCCTGGAGGCGTTTGCCATGGCGCCGTTTACGCGGGCGCATAGTTGGACGCGAGTCGAAGTCGAGaccttcctcgtcgacgtgaGGAGGGAGGCTAGGGACCAAAGCATCCATGCTTATTGGAATAT CTACTCCATCGTTGGAAGAAAGCCGCTACGTCAAGGTGGGGGTGGTGATCCGGAGCCGAAATTGGAATGA
- a CDS encoding Putative NUDIX hydrolase domain, coenzyme A pyrophosphatase has protein sequence MSQAAATDPKPAPTSPPSFSEAAAAATTGTTTGTTSAAASPALQQHQQYQDQQPDEATPPTDQEVHEITAHLAAAAKHPSAATTVASFSSAAGTTAATSPTTPLSASNKNNDPSDGTVNPNPEGVLILDDDDDEVTSYWDAEAMAPLNPVSAAAISRLRRYVPPAFPLWDRLPVSRRAAVLILLYADRRGDLRVVITMRAASLRSFSGHAAFPGGKADTLQETPYEIARREAWEEIGLPMDDARIPKPFKIEPLCYLPYNLARTELVVRPCVAFLHADEEPDENPSPLVEERMIPRLDAKEVAAVFSAPFQNFLRARDPEPHGTQRRALPPGHWYDGSWIQWKEHPWRVHNFYVPVDDQRVTTPGNAMEADHPQSNLAEKLEEDKVGRFKVWGLTAHMLVDAARIAYGKEPEFECNSHFGDEEIILQAEREGSLVEKKRKRDESTTTTTTVTAGEAGEEGIGEGEKSEPAKM, from the exons ATGAGCCAAGCGGCCGCGACGGACCCCAAGCCGGCCCCAACCTCTCCTCCGTCCTTCTCCgaagccgcagcagcagcgacgacaGGAACCACGACGGGTACAACCAGCGCAGCGGCGTCGCCAGccctgcagcagcaccagcaatACCAAGATCAGCAACCGGACGAGGCCACGCCACCGACGGACCAGGAGGTCCACGAGATCACCGCACAcctcgccgcagccgccaaGCACCCGTCCGCCGCTACTACTGTAGCGTCGTTCTCCTCGGCAGCCGGTACAACCGCCGCCACTTCTCCTACAACTCCCTTGTCTGCTAGCAACAAGAATAACGACCCCAgcgacggcaccgtcaatCCTAACCCTGAAGGCGTCCtgatcctcgacgacgacgacgacgaggttaCGAGCTACTGGGATGCTGAGGCCATGGCTCCGCTCAACCCAGTCTCTGCG GCGGCCATCTCGCGACTGCGCCGATACGTTCCACCCGCCTTCCCGCTCTGGGACCGACTGCCGGTCAGCCGCCGCGCGGCAGTTCTGATACTCTTGTACGCGGACCGTAGGGGCGATTTGCGTGTTGTCATCACGATGCGCGCGGCGAGCCTGCGAAGCTTTTCGGGGCATGCGGCCTTCCCTGGCGGAAAGGCGGATACGTTGCAAGAGACACCGT ACGAGATAGCCAGACGAGAAGCGTGGGAGGAAATTGGCTTGCCCATGGACGATGCCCGCATCCCCAAACCCTTCAAGATTGAGCCCCTCTGTTACCTCCCCTACAACCTCGCCCGCAcggagctcgtcgtccgccCTTGCGTGGCCTTCCTCCACGCCGATGAGGAGCCTGACGAGAATCCCAGCCcgctcgtcgaggagcgcATGATCCCACGGTTGGACGCTaaggaggtcgccgccgtcttctcggcgccATTCCAGAATTTCCTGAGGGCCAGGGACCCCGAGCCGCACGGCACGCAGAGGagggcgctgccgccgggtCACTGGTACGACGGCAGCTGGATCCAATGGAAGGAGCACCCGTGGCGGGTGCACAACTTTTACgtgcccgtcgacgaccagcgCGTCACGACGCCGGGCAACGCGATGGAGGCGGACCACCCGCAGAGCAACCTCGCAGAGAAGCTTGAGGAGGACAAGGTAGGGCGGTTCAAGGTCTGGGGCCTCACGGCACACATGCTGGTGGACGCGGCGCGGATCGCGTACGGCAAGGAGCCCGAGTTCGAGTGCAACTCGCACTTTGGGGACGAGGAGATCATCTTGCAGGcggagagggaagggagcctggtcgagaagaagaggaagcgaGACGaatcgacgacgacgacgacgacggtcaCGGCAGgagaggcgggcgaggagggcataggggagggggagaagtCGGAGCCTGCGAAGATGTAG
- a CDS encoding Putative Ctr copper transporter, with translation MDHAHMDHSKMDHSAMDHGSMEGHGSMGGGMGDRCSMNMLFTWETKNLCIVFRQWHVRSTSGLVISLLLVVALAAGYEALRAASRRYENSVTKRVESLPSVAGTVTETTPFLWTGREQVEASRSAHLVKAALYAAQNFYAFMLMLVFMTYNGWVMVAVALGAFVGYVAFGSSTSSTKDNACH, from the exons ATGGATCACGCGCACATGGACCATTCCAAGATGGACCACTCCGCCATGGACCACGGCAGCATGGAAGGACACGGCAGCATGGGCGGTGGCATGGGCGACCGGTGCAGCATGAAC ATGCTCTTCACCTGGGAAACCAAGAACCTCTGCATCGTCTTCCGCCAGTGGCACGTCCGCTCCACCAGCGGCCTCGtcatctccctcctcctcgtcgttgccctcgccgccggttACGAGgccctccgcgccgcctcACGCCGCTACGAAAACTCCGTGACCAAGCGCGTCGAGTCCCTTCCGA GCGTCGCTGGAACCGTTACTGAGACAACCCCTTTCCTGTGGACAGGACGAGAACAGGTAGAGGCTAGCAGGAGCGCCCacctcgtcaaggccgccctcTACGCCGCCCAAAACTTCTACGCCTTCATGCTCAT GCTCGTCTTCATGACATACAACGGCTGGGTcatggtcgccgtcgccctcggcgcgtTCGTGGGCTACGTCGCGTTCGggagctcgacctcgtcaaccaAGGATAACGCCTGCCATTGA
- a CDS encoding Putative 3-hydroxyanthranilic acid dioxygenase, rmlC-like cupin domain superfamily, which translates to MLGPPVNLPKWLEENSHLLKPPINNYCVYNEDFTVMIVGGPNARTDYHINQTPEWFYQYKGAMILKVVDEGVFKDVIIREGDMFLLPGNTPHNPVRFADTVGVVLEQRRPENSLDRMRWYCESCREIVHEAAFHCTDLGTQIKAAVEAFKADEQARTCKRCGTVAEAAPKPGSITNPNLK; encoded by the exons ATGCTTGGACCCCCTGTCAACCTTCCCAAGTG GCTGGAGGAAAACTCCCACCTCCTCAAGCCCCCAATCAACAATTACTGCGTCTACAATGAAGACTTTACCGTCATG ATCGTCGGTGGCCCCAACGCCCGGACGGATTACCACATCAACCAGACGCCGGAGTGGTTCTATCAGTACAAGGGCGCCATGATactcaaggtcgtcgacgagggcgtcttCAAGGACGTCATCATCCGCGAGGGCGACATGTTCCTCCTGCCCGGCAACACTCCTCACAACCCTGTGCGTTTCGCCGACAcagtcggcgtcgtcctcgagcagcgTCGCCCCGAGAACTCGCTCGACCGCATGCGCTGGTACTGCGAGTCGTGCCGCGAGATCGTCCACGAAGCCGCCTTCCACTGCACCGATCTCGGCACCCAGATCAAGGCCGCCGTTGAGGCTttcaaggccgacgagcaAGCGCGGACGTGTAAGAGGTGTGGCACCGtagcggaggcggcgccgaagccCGGGTCGATCACGAATCCCAACTTGAAGTGA
- a CDS encoding Putative fumarylacetoacetase-like protein — protein sequence MSMVFRRSMATAASLKRAGKVMCIGRNYADHVKELNNVRPKQPFFFLKPTSSILLPGAGPVLRPKGVDMHYEVELALILGKQVKDLKADDYKGAIDAIEAYALAIDMTARNAQNEAKKKGLPWDIAKGFDTFLPMSDIVRKSDIPDPHNIELFLKVNNETKQDASTNLMLFQIPRILSDISKVMTLEAGDIVLTGTPAGVGPAVPGDVIRAGLRVGGKELPEAKIEVAVEESPSSYQFAET from the exons ATGTCTATGGTATTCAGGCGCTCAATGGCCACCGCTGCCTCGTTGAAGAGGGCCGGTAAGGTCATGTGCATCGGCCGCAACTACGC CGACCacgtcaaggagctcaacaATGTCCGCCCCAAGcagcccttcttcttcctcaagCCCACCTCCTCCATTCTCCTCCCCGGAGCCGGCCCCGTGCTGAGGCCTAAGGGCGTCGACATGCACTACGAGGTCGAACTCGCCCTTATCCTGGGAAAGCAGGTCAAGGacctcaaggccgacgactACAAGGGTGCCATCGATGCCATTGAGG CCTacgccctcgccatcgacATGACTGCGCGCAACGCCCagaacgaggccaagaagaagggtcTTCCCTGGGATATTGCCAAGGGCTTCGACACGTTTCTCCCCATGAGCGACATCGTCAGGAAGTCCGACATCCCGGACCCTCACAACATCGAGCTCTTCCTCAAGGTCAACAACGAGACCAAGCAGGATGCCTCCACCAACCTGATGCTCTTCCAGATCCCCCGCATCCTGAGCGACATCTCCAAGGTCATGaccctcgaggccggtgaCATCGTCCTCACCGGAACCCCCGCCGGTGTCGGCCCGGCCGTGCCCGGCGATGTCATCCGCGCCGGCCTCCGTGTCGGTGGCAAGGAGCTgcccgaggccaagatcgaggtTGCTGTCGAGGAGTCTCCCAGCTCTTACCAGTTCGCCGAGACGTGA
- a CDS encoding Putative chitin synthesis regulation, Congo red resistance, RCR protein yields MAAFEFPQSLDKRQYATCRSGEVYRNGACYERGAWYWWGRWVLAAVVVGITLIFLMMCMNARRRKRRGVQPLYGTGWMGGNKHNQQGTYAYNQQYNGQQQGYAGYPQQGADGSYPAPPPAYGQAQQHPQYTGTTFNPNDGYYGGHNEGIQLQQPQNSYQRDVYSPPAGPPPGK; encoded by the exons ATGGCGGCCTTCGAATTTCCCCAGTCTCTTGACAAGAG ACAATATGCGACCTGCCGCTCAGGAGAAGTTTACAGGAATGGAGCTTGCTACGAACGCGGTGCGTGGTACTGGTGGGGACGATGGGttctcgctgccgtcgtcgtcggcatcacgCTCATCTTCTTGATGAT GTGTATGAACGCTCGCCGTCGCAAGAGACGCGGTGTCCAACCCCTCTACGGCACGGGCTGGATGGGCGGCAACAAGCACAACCAGCAGGGCACGTACGCCTACAATCAACAGTACaacggccagcagcagggcTACGCCGGCTACCCCCagcagggcgccgacggaTCCTACCctgccccgccgccggcttaCGGacaggcccagcagcaccCCCAGTACACCGGCACCACATTCAACCCCAATGACGGGTACTACGGCGGCCACAACGAGGGCATTCAACTGCAGCAACCGCAGAACTCGTATCAGCGCGACGTTTATTCGCCGCCCGCAGGCCCGCCGCCTGGAAAGTGA
- a CDS encoding Putative [PSI+] induction protein, translating to MPTIDVAMARSLRGGVWGSVASSIAANIETRGITDTVNNAGNQINDVKTALSSWDNCMAVTYCKWPVIGVMIFGGLIIFSIVWCIIRCACCGLSCCCQCCYCLKCCGNCCGCCDTPKGTPHKHLDDDPYGPPTNQGYKSQAPMAPFYNTAPTHVAHSTAPAPTASGAAAPPQYAEFEVSKSGANPADADALPAMPSWEGAGSKKVALTEEVELEQMKPATSPNSNAQNMPLMAPNAMSHPNSPMPGDRSPYGQNAQAGSSGYFANANQPANPYAMGVQGPGGYNDSTYGQSTSPFGVDQVYGTGAMAAGGMAMAQGRRTPHRELNNNGYGPQRGQTYPPPQQEFDQGYGDYEQGGYGMGRPPRTGPSPAPVPRSFTAPPRNGPSPAPPGFRRSPGPQNDYRGPSAPPADYRRSPAPQNDYGYDQQDQYLNDNYGRPQYGGGARQYSSESTRPLAPQPSYIAELPSPDLRNNGGFDFSGNSRPQQYNYNRSPSGGVQQHIEEEEEQRPPQSSGGTYPGYKAYQPTKDGWSGV from the exons ATGCCTACGATTGATGTCGCCATGGCAAGGAGCCTTCGGGGAGGAGTTTGGGGCTCAGTGGCGTCGAGCATCGCCGCGAATATCGAAACCCGCGGGATCACAGACACGGTCAACAATGCTGGAAACCAGATCAACGATGTGAAGACGGCCCTTTCGAGCTGGGACAACTGCATGGCTGTCACTTACTGCAA GTGGCCCGTTATCGGAGTTATGATTTTCGGCGGGTTGATCATCTTCTCCATCGTATGGTGTATCATCCGGTGCGCCTGCTGCGGCTTATCGTGCTGTTGTCAATGCTGCTACTGCCTGAAGTGCTGCGGTAactgctgcggctgctgcgaTACCCCGAAAGGGACGCCTCATAagcacctcgacgacgacccaTATGGACCGCCGACGAATCAGGGATACAAGTCTCAGGCCCCCATGGCTCCGTTTTACAACACCGCGCCTACGCATGTGGCACATTCGACTGCGCCGGCCCCTACAGCTAGTGGAGCTGCAGCTCCGCCACAGTATGCCGAATTCGAAGTCAGCAAGTCGGGCGCCAACCCGGCGGACGCAGATGcgctgccggcgatgccCAGTTGGGAGGGTGCGGGCTCCAAGAAGGTCGCACTTACGGAAGAGGTGGAACTTGAGCAGATGAAGCCTGCGACATCACCCAACTCCAACGCCCAAAACATGCCTCTTATGGCACCTAACGCCATGTCGCACCCAAACAGCCCAATGCCAGGAGACAGGAGTCCTTATGGTCAAAATGCTCAGGCAGGTTCCAGCGGCTActtcgccaacgccaaccaACCTGCAAACCCTTATGCAATGGGTGTTCAAGGCCCCGGCGGCTACAATGACAGTACATACGGACAGTCAACTTCGCCTTTCGGAGTGGACCAAGTTTACGGCACCGGGGCTATGGCTGCCGGAGGCATGGCGATGGCTCAGGGTAGGCGGACTCCGCACCGGGAACTCAACAACAACGGATACGGCCCGCAGAGGGGTCAAACCTACCCTCCACCTCAGCAAGAGTTTGATCAAGGGTACGGGGACTACGAACAGGGAGGATACGGCATGGGGCGCCCTCCGCGTACCGGCCCCAGTCCGGCTCCCGTCCCCCGGAGTTTCACGGCACCACCTCGCAATGGACCTAGCCCCGCACCGCCTGGTTTCCGTCGCTCGCCTGGTCCCCAGAACGACTACCGCGGGCCTTCGGCTCCTCCTGCTGACTACCGACGCTCGCCTGCGCCCCAAAACGACTACGGCTATGACCAGCAAGATCAGTACCTCAACGATAACTACGGCCGCCCGCAATACGGAGGAGGCGCGCGCCAATACTCTTCCGAATCAACCCGCCCTCTCGCGCCCCAGCCTAGCTACATCGCTGAACTCCCGTCTCCGGATCTCCGGAACAATGGCGGCTTCGACTTCAGCGGTAACAGCCGTCCTCAACAGTACAACTACAACCGCAGCCCAAGCGGTGGCGTCCAACAGCACattgaagaagaggaagaacaGCGACCCCCACAAAGCAGTGGCGGCACCTACCCAGGATACAAGGCGTACCAGCCGACCAAGGACGGTTGGAGCGGCGTCTGA
- a CDS encoding Putative AH/BAR domain superfamily, eisosome component PIL1/LSP1 — protein sequence MRWNRSLSIRSNHRRNGSQNASTKRTGFSFNSLRGNVQPELSRKLYRIIKSENNLITAHETAGRERISIATQLSEWGEQTNDAAVSDVSDKVGVILSELGEQEDQYAHSLDDARGVLKHIRNTEKSVQPSRDGKDKIADEIARLKMKEPQSARLVVLEQELVRAEAENLVAEAQLTNITRQKLKEAYEAEFAATIERAEKQIILAKHGRRLLQLLDDSPVVPGDMRPAYHHAQQARQILNDAEDDLRDWRPEQDEYIVDTSDSVSNTKGKQNLVRDDDADIIAGSVPGNRTVQENDDVSVVSNGTRQSEAVATY from the exons ATGCGATG GAACCGTTCGCTCTCCATCAGATCGAACCACCGCCGTAACGGCTCGCAAAACGCCTCTACAAAGCGCACCGGGTTTTCCTTCAATTCTCTCCGCGGCAACGTCCAGCCCGAGCTCTCGCGCAAGCTCTACCGCATCATCAAGAGCGAGAACAACCTCATCACCGCTCACGAGACGGCCGGTCGCGAGCGCATCTCCATCGCCACCCAGTTGTCCGAGTGGGGCGAGCAGAccaacgacgccgccgtctctgACGTTTCGGACAAGGTCGGTGTAATCCTgagcgagctcggcgagcagGAGGATCAGTATGCACACTCCCTTGACGATGCTCGCGGTGTGCTGAAACACATCCGCAATACGGAGAAGAGCGTGCAGCCCAGCCGCGacggcaaggacaagatTGCCGACGAAATTGCCAGGTTGAAGATGAAGGAACCTCAGAGCGCCAGGCTTGTTGTGCTCGAGCAGGAGCTTGTTCGGGCTGAGGCGGAGAACCTGGTGGCCGAAGCTCAACTGACGAATATC ACTCGacagaagctcaaggaggcTTACGAGGCCGAGTTTGCTGCTACCATCGAGCGGGCCGAAAAGCAGATTATCCTCGCCAAGCATGGCCGACGACTCCTGCAACTCCTTGATGACTCTCCCGTCGTCCCAGGCGATATGCGTCCGGCTTATCACCATGCCCAACAGGCCCGGCAGATTCTCAACGACGCAGAGGACGACCTGCGCGACTGGCGCCCAGAACAGGATGAATACATCGTTGACACATCCGACTCTGTTTCTAACACTAAGGGAAAGCAGAATTTGGTacgcgacgacgacgctgacaTCATTGCGGGTTCAGTGCCTGGGAACAGAACGGTTCAGGAGAATGATGATGTTAGCGTTGTAAGCAACGGAACGAGACAGAgcgaggcggtggcgacTTATTAG
- a CDS encoding Putative ribophorin I, translating into MRAFAIAAGLLSLLSPVIASSDSSAADKVSEVNLPTNFKPPQVFKNVNLVHIVSLEKNYVKESINVLIENIDKQPQDEYYLPFTPNQMSRIGGFETKDRKNPETGLFAVDAVEIDPLSETQYFKIRLPTPLKAGGQQTLSISYYFLRAYNPLPASIAQDEQQYLAYDFSVYAPSAYVTSKQKTEVKSHSSNIPDYTRFPGSGDIKEFPQKQGAKLVYGPFDEKPAGAVAAAQVRFEFTKPVTHVARLDRDIEVSHWGGNVAFEERYELYHRGANLSKLFNRVKWAQAQYYNPNTYALKELKFPLKVGSADPYFVDVIGNVSTSKFRSNKREALLEIKPRYPIFGGWKYPFTIGWNSDAKNFVRTVEAGKYVVNVPFLEGPKQPEGVEYGQVNLQILLPEGATNVKFYTSLPQSAITDTAIGVHKTYLDTVGRTSVTIKANNLVDEFRDREVIVSYEYSVVSALRKPIVIFSSTVVLFVAAWLVGGLNPKISSKN; encoded by the exons ATGAGAGCCTTCGCCattgccgccggccttctGAGCCTGCTCTCCCCGGTCATCGCAAGCTCCGATTCGAGTGCGGCAGACAAGGTGTCGGAAGTCAACCTGCCCACCAACTTCAAGCCGCCCCAGGTCTTCAAGAACGTCAACCTTGTCCACATCGTCTCTTTGGAGAAGAACTACGTCAAGGAGTCCATCAATGTCTTGATTGAGAACATTGACAAGCAACCCCAAGATGAATACTATCTACCCTTTACCCCCAATCAGATGTCGCGTATCGGAGGCTTCGAAACCAAGGACAGAAAGAACCCCGAAACTGGTCTGtttgccgtcgacgccgtcgagatcGACCCCCTGAG TGAGACTCAGTACTTCAAGATCCGGCTCCCTACGCCCTTGAAGGCAGGCGGCCAGCAGACACTGAGCATCTCCTACTACTTCCTCCGGGCCTACAATCCTCTCCCTGCGTCGATCGCCCAAGATGAGCAACAGTACCTCGCCTACGACTTCTCCGTGTACGCGCCATCGGCCTACGTCACCTCGAAGCAGAAGACCGAGGTCAAGTCCCACTCGTCCAACATTCCCGACTACACAAGGTTCCCCGGAAGCGGAGACATCAAGGAGTTCCCTCAGAAACAGGGAGCTAAGCTCGTCTACGGTCCCTTTGACGAAAAGCCTGCTGGCGcagttgctgctgctcaggTGCGGTTCGAGTTCACCAAGCCCGTCACTCATGTCGCCAGGCTCGACCGCGACATCGAAGTCAGCCACTGGGGTGGAAATGTGGCTTTCGAGGAGCGATACGAGCTCTACCACCGCGGCGCGAACCTGTCCAAGCTTTTCAACCGAGTCAAGTGGGCGCAGGCGCAGTACTACAACCCCAACACGTACGCCCTTAAGGAATTGAAGTTCCCGTTGAAGGTCGGAAGCGCCGATCCCTACTTTGTCGATGTCATCGGCAACGTCTCTACATCGAAGTTCCGCAGCAACAAACGTGAGGCTCTTTTGGAGATCAAGCCGCGCTACCCTATCTTCGGTGGCTGGAAGTACCCCTTCACCATTGGCTGGAACTCGGACGCCAAGAACTTCGTGCGTACTGTCGAGGCTGGCAAGTACGTTGTCAACGTCCCCTTCTTGGAGGGTCCCAAGCAgcccgagggcgtcgagtaCGGCCAGGTCAACCTGCAGATCCTTCTGCCAGAGGGAGCAAC AAATGTCAAGTTCTACACCAGCCTTCCCCAGTCCGCCATCACGGACACAGCCATCGGTGTCCACAAGACGTACCTCGACACTGTCGGTCGCACATCTGTCACCATCAAGGCGAACAACTTAGTAGACGAGTTCCGTGACCGGGAAGTGATTGTTTCGTACGAGTACTCGGTGGTCTCGGCCCTGCGGAAGCCTATTGTCATCTTTAGCAGCACGGTTGTTCTATTTGTCGCCGCTTGGCTCGTTGGAGGTCTGAACCCCAAGATCTCAAGCAAGAACTAG
- a CDS encoding Putative hexokinase, ATPase, nucleotide binding domain-containing protein: MVGLGPKVPPSRKGSMADVPKDLLAEVKKLEEQFTVPTEKLKQISKHFISELEKGLSVDGGSIPMNPTWVMSFPDGYETGTYLALDMGGTNLRVCEITLTDVKSEFDIIQSKYRMPEELKTGQSDELWEYIADCLAQFIETHHPDHPPSQKIPLGFTFSYPATQNYIDEGILQRWTKGFDIAGVEGKNVVPFLEAALAARNVPIKLSALINDTTGTLIASAYTDTKMKIGCIFGTGCNAAYMENCGSIPKLAHMNLPAETPMAINCEWGAFDNEHKVLPRTPYDIIIDKDSPRPGQQAFEKMIAGLYLGEIFRLVLVDLHDNKAVHIFENQDIAKLRKAYTLDSSFLSAIEDDPFENLQETSDLFLSKLNLKATRPELELIRRLAELIGTRAARLSACGVAAICQKKGYESCHVGADGSVFNKYPHFKARGAQALREILDWPAKTSAKEEDPIEILAAEDGSGVGAALIAALTLKRVQQGNMAGILNPENFR; encoded by the exons ATGGTTGGTCTCGGTCCCAAGGTTCCGCCCAGTAGGAAGG GTTCAATGGCCGATGTGCCCAAGGATCTTTTGGCTGAGGTTAAGAAGTTGGAGGAGCAGTTCACTGTCCCCACTGAGAAGCTCAAGCAGATCAGCAAGCACTTCATCTCGGAGCTGGAGAAGG GCCTCAGTGTTGATGGCGGCAGCATC CCCATGAACCCTACTTGGGTCATGTCTTTCCCTGACGGCTACGAGACTGGCACCTACCTGGCCCTTGACATGGGAGGCACCAACCTGCGTGTTTGTGAGATTACCTTGACGGATGTCAAGTCTGAGTTCGACATCATCCAGTCCAAGTACCGCATGCCTGAGGAGCTCAAGACTGGACAATCGGACGAGCTATGGGAGTACATTGCCGACTGCTTGGCCCAGTTCATCGAGACTCACCACCCCGACCACCCTCCGTCCCAGAAGATCCCTCTTGGCTTCACCTTCTCCTACCCTGCCACTCAGAACTACATTGATGAGGGTATCCTCCAGCGCTGGACCAAGGGCTTCGACATTGCTGGAGTCGAGGGTAAGAACGTCGTTCCGTTCCTCGAAGCCGCCCTTGCTGCCAGA AACGTCCCTATCAAGCTGTCTGCCTTGATCAATGACACCACGGGAACCCTGATTGCGTCGGCTTACACCGACACCAAGATGAAGATTGGTTGCATTTTCGGCACTGGCTGCAATGCTGCTTACATGGAGAACTGCGGCTCCATCCCCAAGCTTGCTCACATGAACTTGCCTGCCGAAACCCCCATGGCCATCAACTGCGAGTGGGGTGCCTTTGACAACGAGCACAAGGTTTTGCCTCGTACACCCTACGACATCATCATTGACAAGGATTCTCCCCGCCCCGGCCAGCAGGCCTTCGAGAAGATGATTGCGGGTCTCTACCTGGGCGAGATCTTCCGTCTGGTCCTCGTTGATCTGCACGACAACAAGGCCGTCCACATCTTCGAGAACCAGGACATTGCCAAGCTCCGCAAGGCTTACACCCTGGActcgtccttcttgtccgCCATCGAGGA CGATCCTTTCGAGAACTTGCAGGAGACAAGCGACCTGTTCCTCTCTAAGCTGAACCTCAAGGCCACCAGACCCGAGCTGGAGCTGAttcgccgcctcgccgagctcatTGGCACCCGCGCTGCCCGTCTCTCTGCCTGTGGTGTCGCTGCCATCTGCCAGAAGAAGGGCTACGAGAGCTgccacgtcggcgccgacggctctGTATTTAACAAGTACCCCCACTTCAAGGCCCGCGGCGCCCAGGCTCTGCGCGAGATCCTCGACTGGCCCGCCAAGACTAGCGCTAAGGAGGAGGACCCTATCGAAATCCTCGCTGCAGAGGATGGCAGTGGTGTTGGTGCCGCGCTGATTGCCGCGCTGACCCTCAAGAGAGTTCAGCAGGGCAACATGGCTGGCATTCTCAACCCTGAAAACTTCAGATAG